A region of Culicoides brevitarsis isolate CSIRO-B50_1 chromosome 1, AGI_CSIRO_Cbre_v1, whole genome shotgun sequence DNA encodes the following proteins:
- the LOC134834942 gene encoding chromobox protein homolog 1-like — MSKAKEDGAEPEEYSVEKVLDRRVRNGKVEYFLKWKGYSHDDNTWEPEENLDCPDLISAFEEARKKKDEQSKKRKTTDSDGKASKKKTDEKKVQGFDRGLEPERILGATDTSGQLMFLMKWKDTDEADLVPSKQANLKCPQIVIQFYEERLTWHSGTDDDKKHE; from the exons ATGAGCAAAGCAAAAGAGGACGGTGCTGAGCCAGAAGAGTATTCGGTCGAAAAGGTCCTAGACCGACGTGTGAGAAACGGAAAGGTGGAATATTTCCTCAAGTGGAAAGGATATTCTCACGACGACAACACCTGGGAGCCGGAAGAAAATTTGGACTGTCCTGACTTGATTTCAGCATTTGAAGAAgctagaaagaaaaaagacg AGCAAAGCAAAAAGCGGAAAACTACGGACTCCGATGGAAAAGCGTCGAAGAAAAAGACagatgagaaaaaagttcaaggaTTTGATCGGGGATTGGAACCCGAACGTATATTAG GCGCTACTGACACTTCCGGACAATTGATGTTCCTGATGAAATGGAAGGATACGGATGAAGCTGATTTAGTACCATCAAAACAGGCCAATTTAAAATGCCCACAAATtgtcattcaattttatgaagaacGTCTGACATGGCATTCCGGCActgatgatgacaaaaaacatgaatga
- the LOC134837471 gene encoding TWiK family of potassium channels protein 7, with translation MGNKSSDKLKKISGSTKGKNIWSLIGVTFLIISYAGLGSIIFLTLDAKEDPLFVETAVAASKPRQADVAYSLVRTRIVDRLWSITEDLNILYKDNWTRLATQEVIEFQNALLSEVRNSQINNDTSKSFSSNKLDNWTYSTAFLYSLTLMTTIGYGSLSPPSEYMKLFALAYACVGIGIVLLYLSITGEILSRFLKATINKISFCMQNTDQKNRNTRKTSNNIFVAVIISIFTLLFYMIFGTLMMKHLQAPHWSTIDAFYFCFATLSTIGYGQLFPSTSISQFACALYILIGMALVSMCFNLVQVELVIWFKALSQNLEQLEIPFENNDLSKVS, from the exons ATGGGAAATAAAAGcagtgataaattaaaaaaaattagtggttcaacaaaaggaaaaaacatTTGGTCTTTAATTG GCGTTACTTTTCTTATAATAAGTTACGCCGGATTGGggtctataatttttttaactctcgATGCAAAAGAAGACCCATTGTTTGTGGAAACAGCAGTAGCTGCTTCTAAGCCTAGGCAAGCGGACGTTGCATATTCTTTGGTGCGTACAAg AATCGTGGACCGTTTATGGTCTATTACAGAGGATTTAAATATACTTTATAAAGATAACTGGACACGGTTAGCAACACAAGAAGTTATTGAATTTCAG AATGCACTCTTGTCGGAAGTGAGGAATTCTCAGATTAATAATGACACATCGAAGAGCTTTTCGTCCAATAAATTAGATAATTGGACATATTCTACAGCTTTTCTTTATTCATTAACATTAATGACCACAATAG GTTACGGCAGTCTATCACCACCATCAGAgtatatgaaattatttgcaCTGGCTTATGCTTGTGTAGGAATTGGGATTGTGTTGCTATATTTATCTATCACAGGAGAAATTCtatcaagatttttaaaagcaacaataaacaaaatatcttTTTGTATGCAAAATACCGATCAAAAAAACAGGAACACGAGAAAAACGAGCAACAATATTTTCGTAGCTGTCATAATTAGTATATTCACGTTGTtgttttacatgatttttGGAACGTTGATGATGAAACACTTACAAGCTCCTCATTGGAGCACAATTGATGcattttacttttgtttcgCCACGTTATCCACAATAGGGTATGGTCAATTATTTCCTAGTACTTCAATTTCACAATTTGCATGTGCGCTTTATATTTTAATCGGTATGGCTTTGGTTTCGATGTGTTTCAATCTAGTACAAGTTGAACTGGTAATATGGTTTAAAGCTCTTTCACAAAATTTGGAACAATTGGAGATACCTTTCGAAAACAACGATTTATCGAAAGTATCTTGA
- the LOC134836972 gene encoding phosphatase and actin regulator 1: MATEDGFDPKKLTKALLRANSIETETPTLERKSKFSVLGILFKPWKWKKRKRNERFDALSKSLERKASVRANKDELNQTDPLSTSCVTFESDDYTQVNGLRPNAIVNSSAASTPSSTNSVPSSQSAHQIRNMSQITNVSQSVVSNENNVPHSQSAHHIGQNSLIHLSHHQALQQQLKERFESRKENAETSNNYMMNNDHSSMNNTDMWKPERPNTLMQHKSFRKVIYFDPNVENNVRYAVETSQCFTQNSVGFTELPEPPIPLSEIGPIPPPPMFSSSPATARKNSNKNLQGYDDRDSIRNCSNFRPCDMNNVETDDREDQDFDEDLVFNLPPPNAEINTSHIEEIPAKEPKFNAVPLKSALKKKSSSNTPILESTSKSITICQETSPISCRRLRVGMGPIENKENSKPTTIKEDEDSDSDDSDQPILYSDDNPDGFTKIAKRESLSLKLSLRPDRQELINRNILRVHSENERQETKEAIGAKLIRRLSMRPTAEELVERNILKTQSPAEEKKQREEKKRYLLRKLSFRPTVDELKEKKIIRFNDYIEVTQAHDYDRRADKPWTRLTPKDKAAIRKELNEFKSSEMSVHEASRHLTRFHRP, from the coding sequence ATGGCAACCGAGGACGGGTTTGAcccgaaaaaattaactaaagcCTTATTGAGGGCGAACAGTATTGAAACTGAAACTCCAACATTGGAGAGAAAAAGCAAATTTAGCGTATTAGGGATTCTCTTTAAACCTTGGAAGTGGAAAAAGCGAAAGCGGAATGAGCGTTTTGATGCTTTGTCCAAGTCACTTGAAAGAAAAGCTTCTGTGCGTGCCAATAAAGATGAATTAAATCAAACAGACCCTCTGTCAACAAGTTGTGTTACTTTTGAATCGGACGACTATACACAAGTAAACGGATTGAGGCCAAACGCCATAGTAAATTCGTCGGCAGCGTCAACGCCATCTTCTACAAATAGTGTGCCTTCGTCACAATCAGCTCATCAGATCCGTAACATGTCTCAAATAACAAACGTTAGTCAATCTGTTGTATCTAATGAGAACAATGTACCTCATTCACAGTCAGCACACCATATAGGTCAAAATAGTTTAATTCATTTGTCGCACCATCAAGCTCTTCAGCAACAATTGAAGGAAAGATTCGAATCACGCAAGGAAAATGCAGAGACGAGCAACAACTACATGATGAACAACGATCATTCATCTATGAATAACACTGATATGTGGAAACCCGAGAGACCCAATACTCTAATGCAACACAAGTCTTTCaggaaagttatttattttgatcctAATGTAGAAAATAACGTTCGTTATGCTGTCGAAACGTCCCAATGTTTCACACAAAACTCAGTTGGATTTACTGAGCTTCCAGAACCGCCAATTCCACTATCGGAAATAGGGCCTATTCCACCACCGCCAATGTTTTCATCGAGTCCTGCAACCGCTAGGaaaaattccaacaaaaatttgcaagGATACGACGATAGGGATAGCATAAGGAATTGCTCCAATTTTCGACCATGTGATATGAACAATGTCGAAACAGATGACCGAGAAGACCAAGATTTTGACGAAGATTTAGTATTTAATTTGCCTCCACCAAACGCTGAAATCAATACATCACATATTGAGGAGATTCCCGCTAAAGAACCAAAGTTTAATGCTGTTCCattaaaatccgctttgaagaagaaaagttcCAGCAATACGCCCATTCTTGAATCTACATCCAAATCCATAACAATATGCCAGGAGACATCACCAATATCTTGCAGAAGACTACGAGTAGGAATGGGTCCAAtagaaaataaggaaaattcaAAACCAACAACCATCAAAGAAGACGAAGATAGTGATAGTGATGATAGTGATCAGCCTATTCTGTATAGTGATGATAATCCCGACGGCTTTACGAAAATTGCTAAGCGCGAGAGTTTGTCCCTCAAATTATCATTGCGACCAGATCGACAAGAGCTCATAAACAGAAATATACTACGTGTACATTCCGAAAACGAGAGGCAAGAGACGAAAGAAGCTATAGGTGCTAAACTTATTAGAAGACTATCAATGAGACCTACAGCAGAAGAATTGGTGGAACGTAATATCTTGAAAACTCAGAGTCcagctgaagaaaaaaaacaaagagaagaaaagaaacgatATTTATTGCGAAAGCTTAGCTTCAGACCTACTGTTGATGAActtaaagaaaagaaaatcatAAGATTTAATGACTACATTGAAGTAACACAAGCACATGATTATGACAGAAGAGCAGATAAACCTTGGACAAGACTAACTCCTAAGGACAAAGCTGCTATACGAAAAGAATTAAATGAGTTTAAAAGCTCCGAAATGTCAGTTCATGAAGCTAGTCGTCATTTAACTAGATTTCACAGGCCATGA
- the LOC134827874 gene encoding uncharacterized protein CG3556 produces the protein MPYNRKKIVSLILLLIILICKGDSNVKNIGFNDSNARKTFFTTAKGSAFETTSSLTTSLKPTNTPTATDDTLETILPENDDTSSLESEPNVRESIGLQKALEWLREKRSPDFGWGNDTHMVILSKELAGSRDGNDMDSHLQTIAELENALSEKQMEIEILNMITPHHLYPKPIDSDRLARYILALSSLCKNPRSFHGHDLVSTLQHHEPTADYEFALATLAACSSATHVRKRQIRRLLDIASGEVNNVDTMAMVLLALRCIVTDHRHRHLQHFVRRPARGLASLQGPRGGFGSLRSTALAMQALQDLDLDPSGKWDQIAASKWILDRQMSEGGWEEEPIEDGQEPPDCRLTAEIILALGHKGLGAVRALHCEHEPHDSLYIGENNENGETKLAAPVGLTSSAEENEAKNVSYSYTLWVGTNVTEVITMTLTSPRNTSFFKAMTQAAEMDPRFSFDAREWPNGHYVHTLAGKKEEPRGYNFWILYRLPEYPEISSPPGNQLIAPVGVDELLVEDGEHYLYWYKKL, from the exons ATGCcatataatagaaaaaaaattgtttctctAATATTGTTGTTGATAATATTAATATGCAAAGGAGACagtaatgtcaaaaatatcggCTTTAACGATTCTAATGCCAGGAAAACGTTTTTCACAACAGCAAAAGGCTCTGCTTTCGAGACCACATCCAGTCTTACTACTTCGCTCAAACCAACCAACACACCTACTGCAACTGATGACACTTTAGAAACAATTTTGCCTGAAAATGATGATACTTCATCACTAGAAAGTGAACCTAATGTGAGAGAAAGTATTGGGCTACAGAAGGCTCTTGAATGGTTAAGAGAAAAACGTTCCCCCGATTTTGGATGGGGTAACGATACACATATGGTTATACTTTCCAAagag ttggcagGTTCTCGAGATGGAAATGATATGGATAGCCATTTACAGACCATTGCAGAGTTAGAAAATGCTCTGTCTGAAAAGCAAATGGAAATAGAAATACTTAACATGATTACACCACACCATCTATATCCGAAGCCTATTGATTCCGACAG ATTGGCTAGGTACATTTTAGCGTTAAGCTCTTTATGTAAAAATCCCAGAAGTTTTCATGGACACGATTTAGTGAGTACCTTACAACACCATGAACCAACAGCTG acTATGAATTTGCATTAGCTACGTTGGCTGCATGTAGCTCAGCAACGCATGtaagaaaaagacaaattcGCCGACTATTAGATATTGCCAGTGGTGAGGTGAACAATGTTG acACAATGGCTATGGTTTTGCTTGCTTTACGTTGTATTGTAACTGATCACCGTCATCGACATTTACAACATTTCGTTAGACGGCCAGCAAGAG GGCTTGCAAGCTTACAAGGTCCTAGGGGTGGATTTGGTTCATTACGAAGTACAGCACTTGCCATGCAG GCCTTGCAGGATCTTGATTTAGATCCATCTGGAAAATGGGACCAAATTGCAGCTTCTAAGTGGATATTGGATAGACAAATGAGCGAAGGCGGTTGGGAGGAAGAACCTATAGAAGATGGACAA gaaccTCCAGATTGCAGACTTACAGCAGAAATAATATTGGCTTTGGGACATAAAG gGTTGGGAGCCGTTCGGGCACTTCATTGTGAGCATGAGCCTCATGATTCGCTTTACATAggagaaaataatgaaaatgggGAGACAAAATTGGCAGCCCCTGTAGGACTTACTTCATCTGCTGAggaaaatgaagcaaaaaatgtcTCATACTCCTACACTTTGTGGGTAGGAACAAACGTAACTGAAGTGATAACAATGACTCTAACTTCTCCGAGAAACACCAGTTTTTTCAAGGCTATGACACAAGCAGCAGAAATGGATCCTAG attttcgttTGATGCCCGTGAATGGCCGAATGGACATTATGTTCATACGTTAGCAGGGAAAAAGGAGGAACCACGTGG TtacaatttttggattttatatCGATTACCAGAGTACCCCGAAATTTCTTCTCCACCAGGAAATCAATTGATTGCACCAGttg gtgTTGATGAACTCCTTGTTGAAGATGGAGAGCATTATTTGTATTGGTATAAGAAACTATAA
- the LOC134827064 gene encoding potassium channel subfamily K member 17, with the protein MMERKRSFKRRKQPLSERAKEHCRKLTAFLFSNVGIILLVVLYTIAGSFMFIAIEGQQAIERWQNITRQRVYVASKLWEISCCEENTFNKSRFTSLVRKEIYQYQESIVRAARKGWQGIDTGTGGESNSPWSFSGAFLYSLTVITTIGYGNISPRTELGKISTIFYAIIGMPLFLLYLSLIGDILAKSFKWTYAKFCLCRICPGVARKRAIRERSKKNSTEEPENNYSISDIDFNENDLYNNEIENEITGDTHTVTVPLTVCIAIMIGYIIFGASLFARWENWNLLDGSYFCFISLSSIGFGDIVPGLSLKNPEDKERLVDVSFILCAVYLLLGMALIAMCFSLMQEQVVYKLRSFKACVKGCFRCRR; encoded by the exons ATGATGGAGAGAAAACGATCATTTAAGAGACGTAAACAGCCTTTATCAGAAAGAGCAAAAGAACATTGCCGGAAATTGACTGCTTTTCTGTTTAGCAATGTAGGCATAATATTACTAGTGGTTTTGTATACAATAGCAG gatCATTTATGTTTATTGCAATTGAAGGACAACAAGCTATTGAAAGATGGCAAAATATAACCAGACAAAGAGTATATGTTGCCTCAAAGTTATGGGAGATTTCATGTTGCGAAGAAAACACGTTCAATAAAAGTCGGTTCACTAGTTT agtaagaaaagaaatttatcaataCCAGGAGAGCATAGTAAGAGCAGCAAGAAAAGGCTGGCAAGGCATAGATACTGGAACAGGTGGGGAATCTAACAGTCCTTG GAGTTTTTCAGGAGCATTTTTGTATTCATTGACTGTTATTACTACTATAG GTTATGGAAACATTTCACCGCGTACAGAATTAGGCAAAATCAGCACTATCTTCTATGCCATTAttg GTATGCCGCTCTTTCTATTGTATTTGTCGTTGATAG GAGATATACTTGCCAAGTCATTCAAATGGACCTATGCAAAGTTTTGTCTTTGTCGAATATGTCCAGGTGTGGCAAGAAAAAGAGCAATAAGAGAACGTAGTAAAAAGAATAGCACAGAAGAGCCGgag AACAATTATAGCATTAGCGACATAgactttaatgaaaatgatcTTTACAACAACGAAATAGAAAATGAAATAACAGGAGACACTCACACGGTAACAGTCCCTTTAACGGTGTGCATCGCAATCATGATTGG GTATATAATATTCGGTGCAAGTCTTTTTGCGCGATGGGAAAATTGGAATCTCTTAGACGGCAgctatttttgctttatttcctTAAGCAGCATTGGTTTCGGAGACATTGTTCCTGGTTTATCT CTGAAAAACCCCGAAGATAAAGAGAGACTGGTTGATGTAAGCTTTATATTATGTGCTGTCTACTTATTGCTTGGAATGGCTTTAATTGCCATGTGTTTTAGTTTAATGCAG gAACAAGTTGTATACAAACTAAGATCGTTCAAAGCTTGTGTGAAAGGATGCTTTCGTTGTCGAagataa
- the LOC134827873 gene encoding eukaryotic translation initiation factor 3 subunit C: MSRFFQTGSDSDSESTSSEEVVQRQPVTNFQFSDDEEEVKRVVRSTKDKRYEEMNNVIKNIKNFRKIKDMSSILTSFEDLTKAYSKALPVIMKEEGGVAPTFIIRALVELEDFINEVWEDKEARKNLSKNNGKSLGTLRQKFRKYVKDMEEEMKKFRENPNVGDDEEEDEKPEDDKEEAVNEELKKLKSVSFKKEEVEKPIVEKVDDTEDSDDWGSDSDTETSSSDDDTQYMSMRERFLKKTTEKEDPYEVEKKKQKKVKTKPKRTREEVDEDEEGEWKTVPSLGAAPSTDKPKMFSKDAEIDAALVISKLNEVMAARGKKRTDRKMQIEFLHELKNISEQHNLGPAIAIKIRFNIVSAIFDYNPKVSEPMKLEYWKKLLEVIQDLLSILLTNSDIKLSESITEENEEFEQAPLRVRGCILTAIERLDDEFTKFLKECDPHSNEYVERLKDEVTVTKIIEQVLPYVEKHGDDTEICRVYLRKIDHLYYKFDPNVIKKKEKKLEKDVTTTVDEMEKLCRFIYTKDNTDRIRTRAILCHIFHHALHDNWFQARDLVLMSHLQETIQHSDPSTQILYNRTMANLGLCAFRAGNIKDAHQCLVELMMTGKPKELLAQGLIPQRQHERSLEQEKVEKQRQMPFHMHINLELLECVYLVSAMLLEIPYMAAHEFDARRRMISKTFYQQLRSSERQSLVGPPESMREHVVAAAKAMRQGDWNACANFIVNKKMNAKVWDLFYEADRVREMLEKFIKEESLRTYLFTYSNVYASISVPYLAEMFDLTKLKVHSLISKMIINEELMASLDDPSETVVMHRSEPSRLQALTMQLTDKVTNLVDANERIFEMKQGNFFTRGGNPNYNRDRQNFRQQNQNQGNWNNRRNDNRQRNRRDREVAEEKTE, from the exons ATGTCGAGATTCTTTCAAACAGGATCAGACTCGGATTCTGAGTCAACTTCGAGTGAAGAGGTTGTCCAGCGGCAACCAGTGACCAACTTTCAATTTAGCGATGATGAGGAAGAAGTCAAGCGGGTTGTACGATCTACTAAAGACAAACGTTATGAGGAAATgaataatgttataaaaaacatCAAGAACTTTAGGAAAATTAAAGATATGTCAAGTATTTTGACTAGTTTCGAGGATTTAACCAAGGCATATTCTAAAGCTTTGCCCGTTATTATGAAAGAAGAAGGAGGCGTAGCtccaacatttattattagagCATTGGTTGAGTTGGAAGACTTCATTAACGAGGTGTGGGAGGACAAAGAAGCTAG aaaaaatttgtccaaaaataatggaaagtCCTTAGGAACATTGCgtcaaaaattcagaaaatacgTCAAAGATATGgaagaagaaatgaaaaaattcagggaaaATCCTAATGTtggcgacgacgaagaagaagatgaaaaac cGGAAGATGATAAGGAAGAGGCAGTTAATGAAGAACTCAAGAAATTGAAAAGCGTTTCGTTTAAAAAGGAAGAAGTTGAGAAACCAATTGTCGAAAAAGTGGACGATACTGAAGATTCTGATGATTGGGGCTCTGATTCAGACACTGAGACATCTTCGTCAGATGATGATACACAATACATGTCAATGAGAGAacgttttctcaaaaaaacaaCTGAAAAGGAAGATCCCTATGAAGTCGAAaagaaaaagcagaaaaaggtcaaaa CTAAACCAAAACGTACTCGAGAGGAAGTTGATGAAGATGAAGAAGGTGAATGGAAAACAGTACCAAGTCTCGGTGCTGCTCCATCAACTGATAAGCCCAAAATGTTTTCCAAGGATGCTGAAATTGATGCTGCACTTGTTATTTCAAAACTCAACGAG GTTATGGCAGCTCGTGGAAAAAAACGTACTGAccgaaaaatgcaaattgaGTTTCTACATGAGTTGAAAAACATATCGGAACAACATAATTTAGGTCCTGCaatagcaataaaaattcgttttaataTTGTGTCAGCCATCTTTGACTACAATCCAAAAGTTTCTGAACCCATGAAACTtgaatattggaaaaaattattagaagtCATTCAAGACCTTTTGAGTATTCTCTTGACAAATAGCGATATTAAGTTGTCCGAATCCATTACTGAAGAAAATGAAGAGTTTGAACAAGCACCTTTGAGAGTTCGTGGTTGTATTCTTACAGCTATTGAACGGTTAGACGATGAATTTACGAAGTTTTTAAAAGAGTGTGACCCACACAGCAATGAATATGTCGAAAG ACTCAAAGATGAGGTAActgtaacaaaaattattgaacaagTGTTACCATATGTGGAAAAACATGGTGATGACACAGAAATTTGCCGAGTGTATTTACGTAAAATTGACCATTTGTACTACAAGTTTGATccaaatgttattaaaaaaaaggaa AAAAAGCTCGAGAAAGATGTAACTACTACAGTAGATGAAATGGAAAAACTCTGCCGATTTATCTACACTAAGGATAACACCGATAGAATCAGAACGAGAGCTATTCTTTGCCATATATTTCATCATGCATTGCATGATAATTGGTTCCAAGCTCGTGATTTGGTTTTGATGAGTCACCTCCAGGAGACTATCCAGCATTCAGATCCTTCAACTCAAATACTTTACAATAGAACAATGGCAAACTTGGGTCTTTGTGCTTTTAGAGCCGGAAATATCAAAGATGCTCACCAATGCTTAGTGGAGCTGATGATGACTGGGAAGCCCAAAGAGTTATTAGCCCAAGGCTTAATACCACag AGACAACACGAACGTAGTTTGGAgcaagaaaaagttgaaaaacagCGTCAAATGCCCTTCCACATGCATATTAACTTGGAGTTATTGGAATGTGTATATTTGGTTTCTGCCATGCTTTTAGAGATACCTTACATGGCTGCTCATGAATTTGATGCCCGTCGAAGAATGATAAG CAAAACATTCTATCAACAACTGAGATCTTCGGAAAGACAATCACTTGTTGGCCCACCAGAGTCTATGAGAGAGCATGTTGTTGCAGCAGCAAAGGCAATGCGTCAGGGAGATTGGAATGCCTGTGCCAACTttattgtaaacaaaaaaatgaatgcgaag GTATGGGACTTATTTTATGAAGCAGATCGTGTTAGGGAAATGTtagaaaagtttataaaagaAGAATCTTTGCGCACTTATCTCTTTACTTATTCAAACGTATATGCGTCCATAAGCGTTCCGTATTTGGCAGAGATGTTTGATTTGACTAAATTGAAGGTGCACTCGTTGATCAGTAAAATGATTATAAATGAGGAATTGATGGCATCATTGGATGATCCGAGTGAGACAGTGGTGATGCATCGTTCTGAACCCTCACGATTACAAGCTCTCACCATGCAACTTACTGACAAAGTAACGAATCTGGTTGATGCCAATGAACGCATATTTGAAATGAAACAAGGAAACTTTTTCACGCGTGGCGGTAATCCAAATTACAATCGAGATCGTCAAAACTTCAGACAACAAAACCAAAATCAAGGTAATTGGAATAATCGTCGAAATGACAACAGACAGAGAAATCGAAGAGATCGTGAGGTAGCAGAAGAAAAAACAGAATAA